One region of Armigeres subalbatus isolate Guangzhou_Male chromosome 3, GZ_Asu_2, whole genome shotgun sequence genomic DNA includes:
- the LOC134228140 gene encoding uncharacterized protein LOC134228140: MAMKIFLSSMSGKKNHEPKNKQGKNQHHNDESIVQQCILNVKTGRQTIYGASKSFGIPESTIRYRLSDKWTQKTRKGPSTVLSSEEEEKLVAWLKDRQQRGIPVVKETLYSKVKSFFDAKACFTPKPNPFRNNRPGRKWFNSFLKRNKSITLRTPEAVSAASAKVSEADIRGWFDKVYTYFEERGLSEILQDPSRVYNGDETSFFLHPKTKAVLAARESRNVYEVEHANSHLNITVMFSFAADGSIVPPDVILPMKRLRTDLLRTFPADWGVGKSAKGWMDADNFALYIQKVFYHFLLKKGVTFPVIYFVDGHSSHMAAEVADLCLELEIFLVVLYPNTTRITQPADVGIFKPLKNAWKAAVSEWHDTHNGEILSLDHFGPVLQEAMKRGILASSVINGFRACGLYPFNADNIDYSKCIAKSAASAINQEVSVETPVPIASPSSTSLPAQVSDNLIAHPSYITDSVIIPFTTIKQVLKDIGEERLRKITTCLELNSDEIVIKTIFEKLLRPFHSRLSHMTQPHDDVSVPVNLSDYDDNQPSLTAEQIQNMPGN, encoded by the exons ATGGCAATGAAGATTTTTCTTTCCAGTATGTCAGGAAAAAAGAATCATGAACCGAAAAATAAGCAAGGCAAGAATCAGCACCATAACGATGAAAGCATTGTGCAGCAATGCATTTTAAATGTGAAAACTGGCCGACAAACTATTTACGGTGCGTCGAAATCTTTTGGTATCCCTGAATCTACCATAAGGTATAGACTGAGTGATAAATGGACCCAGAAAACTCGAAAAGGTCCGTCAACAGTTTTGTCGAGTGAAGAGGAAGAAAAACTTGTGGCTTGGTTGAAAGATAGACAACAGAGGGGGATTCCAGTCGTCAAAGAAACGCTGTATTCGAAAGTGAAATCCTTTTTTGAtgctaaagcct gttttACGCCCAAACCCAATCCATTTCGAAACAATCGTCCCG GCCGTAAGTGGTTCAACAGTTTTCTAAAAAGAAACAAATCCATCACACTACGAACACCAGAAGCAGTGTCTGCAGCGAGTGCAAAAGTCTCCGAAGCTGACATCCGTGGCTGGTTCGATAAAGTATATACGTATTTTGAAGAACGTGGACTTTCGGAAATCCTTCAAGATCCGTCAAGGGTATACAACGGCGATGAAACATCCTTTTTTCTTCATCCAAAAACCAAAGCTGTACTGGCGGCCAGAGAAAGTCGCAATGTATACGAAGTGGAACATGCCAACAGTCATTTGAACATAACGGTCATGTTCAGTTTTGCTGCTGATGGATCAATTGTTCCACCTGATGTAATATTACCGATGAAAAGACTTCGCACGGACTTGTTACGGACATTTCCGGCAGATTGGGGCGTTGGTAAAAGTGCAAAAGGATGGATGGATGCAGATAATTTTGcattatatatacaaaaagtatTCTATCACTTTTTGTTGAAGAAAGGTGTAACATTCCCTGTCATATATTTTGTTGATGGGCATTCTTCGCACATGGCTGCAGAAGTGGCAGATTTATGCCTTGAATTGGAGATATTTCTTGTTGTTCTGTACCCTAATACCACAAGAATCACTCAACCCGCTGATGTAGGCATTTTCAAACCGTTGAAAAATGCTTGGAAAGCAGCTGTATCAGAATGGCATGACACACATAATGGAGAAATCCTCTCCTTGGATCATTTCGGCCCAGTCCTTCAAGAGGCAATGAAGCGTGGAATCCTTGCGAGCAGTGTCATTAACGGCTTCAGAGCTTGCGGTTTATATCCTTTCAACGCAGACAATATCGATTACTCTAAATGCATTGCAAAGTCAGCAGCATCCGCGATTAACCAAGAAGTTTCGGTCGAAACGCCGGTGCCAATCGCCTCACCCTCTTCCACGAGCCTACCGGCACAAGTCAGTGATAATTTGATAGCGCACCCTTCCTATATTACAGACTCCGTCATCATCCCTTTCACAACAATTAAGCAAGTTTTGAAAGATATTGGAGAAGAGCGGTTAAGAAAGATAACCACTTGTTTGGAGCTGAACAGCGATGAAATTGttattaaaaccatttttgaaaaattattaagaCCCTTCCACAGCCGATTATCACACATGACTCAACCTCACGACGATGTATCCGTTCCAGTGAATCTTTCCGATTATGATGACAATCAGCCGTCACTTACTGCTGAACAAATACAGAACATGCCAGGTAATTAG